One genomic window of Sporosarcina ureae includes the following:
- the nhaC gene encoding Na+/H+ antiporter NhaC: MEKRLPSLAEVLFVLIGFGAIMVTFIVVFGISIHLALLTTWFLIIGLGLKIGYSYKQMQDGLLNGVNDGLEAVIVLTSVGALIGTWIAGGIVPSIIYYGLSVINPSIFLLAAFIICTVTSIATGTSFGSAGTAGIAMMAIGASFGFPLPLVAGAVISGCYVGDKMSPLSDTTVMTASLSKVDLIDHIKSMFTVALPAWIISAVLFLIVGLFYKGNGDLSAALNTMDSLEEYFNISWFMLIPAGVVILLLVFKMPSIPVILFGAFLGTIWAFLFQGATFLEAFNIMYAGNTIESGVPFIDNLLNRGGIVFMLDVIALIIFALGVGGLMERIGVLRAVGNYLGKWANNPGKATVTTMLAGLLGNAFGGAYVSLITATKITGENYDKLNIDRRVLSRNSEAGGTVTTAMVPWSDGGVFMAAALGVSTMSYLPFLWFNFLVIIISLIYGFTGKFIWRTQPGEHTQELESEASSVSNVSEIGNVTN, from the coding sequence ATGGAGAAGAGATTACCCAGCTTGGCCGAAGTATTGTTTGTGCTGATCGGATTTGGAGCAATTATGGTGACATTTATTGTCGTATTCGGCATTTCCATTCATCTGGCTCTATTGACGACTTGGTTCCTAATTATAGGCTTAGGATTAAAGATTGGTTATAGCTATAAGCAAATGCAGGATGGTTTATTGAATGGTGTAAATGATGGTCTGGAAGCTGTCATCGTCCTGACTTCGGTCGGTGCGTTAATAGGTACCTGGATAGCGGGCGGTATTGTCCCCTCGATTATCTATTACGGATTATCAGTCATTAACCCAAGTATTTTCTTATTGGCGGCTTTCATTATTTGTACAGTAACCTCGATTGCTACAGGAACTTCATTTGGATCGGCAGGTACAGCTGGTATTGCCATGATGGCGATTGGTGCAAGTTTTGGATTCCCATTACCGCTCGTTGCAGGTGCTGTTATTTCGGGTTGTTATGTAGGGGATAAAATGTCACCGCTTTCTGACACAACGGTTATGACAGCCTCACTGTCAAAGGTTGATCTTATCGATCATATTAAGTCGATGTTTACCGTCGCACTGCCAGCGTGGATAATTTCAGCTGTCTTGTTCTTAATTGTAGGACTTTTCTACAAAGGGAACGGAGACCTATCAGCTGCCTTGAACACAATGGATTCTTTGGAAGAGTATTTCAATATTAGCTGGTTTATGTTGATTCCAGCAGGAGTTGTCATTTTATTATTGGTATTCAAAATGCCCTCAATTCCCGTTATTTTGTTCGGTGCATTTTTAGGAACAATCTGGGCATTTTTGTTCCAAGGCGCGACGTTCCTCGAGGCATTCAATATTATGTATGCGGGTAACACGATTGAATCAGGCGTACCGTTTATCGATAATTTATTAAATCGAGGCGGAATTGTGTTTATGCTAGACGTAATCGCATTGATCATTTTTGCTCTAGGTGTAGGCGGATTAATGGAACGAATTGGTGTATTGCGTGCAGTAGGGAATTACCTTGGCAAATGGGCAAACAATCCCGGTAAAGCAACGGTAACCACGATGTTAGCTGGACTTCTCGGTAACGCATTTGGTGGAGCTTATGTTTCATTGATTACGGCCACTAAAATTACTGGAGAAAATTATGATAAATTGAATATCGACCGCAGGGTGCTGTCAAGAAACTCCGAAGCCGGTGGAACAGTCACTACGGCTATGGTTCCCTGGTCGGATGGCGGCGTATTCATGGCCGCAGCACTCGGAGTATCCACGATGAGTTATTTACCATTCTTATGGTTTAACTTTTTAGTCATCATTATCTCGCTTATTTACGGGTTTACAGGCAAATTTATTTGGCGGACCCAGCCTGGCGAGCACACGCAAGAGCTTGAAAGCGAAGCTAGTAGCGTAAGTAATGTAAGTGAAATAGGAAATGTAACTAACTAA
- the dapA gene encoding 4-hydroxy-tetrahydrodipicolinate synthase has protein sequence MTEVKGIFPVLVTPMLNQKEIDWDGFRNNIEHFIGEGVNGIAINGSTGEFVSLTKEERFKAVEVAVEQINGRVPLIVGTAAETTADAIEYTQQAEKAGAHTALLINSYYAHPKEDEIYEHFKAVAESVKIPVMIYNNPFTSGVDISTETILRVGRDVENITHIKESSGGIGKARDIARQGEGFLKVFCGSEDLAIESFLVGATGWISVSGNIVPGHVMKLYNALQDGNMDEAWKLYDELLPLCEFLEGSGKYVQIAKRAMELKGCAGGPCRLPRLPLNEEEDQKLKDLMDGLGVLKKELEVVTNAESKL, from the coding sequence ATGACAGAAGTAAAAGGTATCTTTCCAGTATTGGTAACACCGATGTTAAATCAGAAAGAGATTGATTGGGACGGGTTCCGTAATAATATTGAGCATTTTATTGGAGAAGGCGTTAATGGAATTGCGATTAACGGAAGTACAGGAGAATTCGTAAGTTTAACAAAAGAAGAGCGTTTCAAAGCAGTAGAAGTAGCAGTGGAACAAATCAATGGCCGCGTTCCGTTGATCGTGGGTACAGCGGCTGAAACAACAGCGGATGCAATTGAATACACACAGCAGGCAGAAAAAGCAGGTGCACACACAGCATTATTGATTAACTCTTATTATGCTCATCCAAAAGAGGATGAAATCTACGAACACTTCAAAGCGGTAGCTGAATCCGTTAAAATACCGGTTATGATTTACAACAACCCGTTCACATCTGGCGTAGACATCAGCACAGAAACGATTTTGCGTGTGGGTCGCGATGTAGAAAATATTACACATATCAAAGAGTCTAGCGGTGGAATCGGTAAAGCTCGCGATATTGCACGTCAAGGCGAAGGGTTCCTAAAAGTATTCTGTGGTTCAGAAGACTTGGCGATTGAATCATTCTTAGTTGGTGCAACAGGATGGATTTCCGTTTCAGGAAACATCGTACCGGGTCATGTGATGAAATTGTATAATGCCTTGCAGGATGGAAATATGGATGAAGCGTGGAAGTTATACGATGAATTATTGCCTCTATGTGAGTTCCTTGAAGGTTCGGGTAAATATGTACAAATCGCAAAACGCGCAATGGAGCTTAAAGGTTGTGCAGGAGGACCTTGCCGTCTGCCACGTCTGCCATTAAATGAAGAAGAAGACCAAAAACTTAAAGATTTGATGGATGGATTAGGCGTACTGAAAAAAGAATTGGAGGTAGTAACGAATGCTGAAAGTAAATTATGA
- a CDS encoding aldehyde dehydrogenase family protein, giving the protein MLKVNYDLKPKVKEFLQHTKGLYINGEYVEAKSGKTFDVVDPATEEVIAKVSEAQPEDVDTAVEAARKAFDEGEWTKMDAATRSHLIYKFADLLDENREELAQLEALDNGKPYEVALADDVDGTVQHFRYYAGWATKITGQTVQVSPDYLNYIVHEPVGVVGQVIPWNFPLAMAAWKLGSALAVGCTVVIKPASETPLSLLYAARLFKEAGFPDGVVNVLPGAGSVAGNALITHEKVDKVAFTGSTAVGKQVMKSAADQMKGITLELGGKSPSIVLEDADVEEAIEGVFAGTMYNHGQNCSACTRAYIHRSLYDQFVEALATKAKALKVGPGMDPSTEMGPLVSAKQQKTVLEYIQKGKEEGARLVAGGEKAHEKGFFVQPTVFADVKDDMTIAREEIFGPVLSLFVFDTVEEAIQRANDSEYGLAASVWTENVKKAHYIASKLQSGTVWINDFGLEWETMPFGGYKQSGIGREMGGEYGLANYTEVKSVFVNMKQ; this is encoded by the coding sequence ATGCTGAAAGTAAATTATGATCTAAAACCTAAAGTAAAGGAATTTTTACAACATACAAAAGGACTCTATATTAATGGAGAGTATGTAGAAGCGAAAAGCGGGAAAACTTTTGATGTAGTTGATCCTGCAACGGAAGAAGTCATCGCCAAAGTAAGTGAAGCACAGCCCGAAGATGTCGATACGGCGGTGGAAGCTGCTCGTAAAGCATTCGATGAAGGGGAATGGACAAAGATGGACGCGGCAACACGTTCTCATTTGATCTACAAGTTTGCAGATTTACTTGACGAGAATCGTGAAGAACTGGCACAGCTTGAAGCATTAGACAACGGCAAACCATACGAAGTGGCATTGGCTGACGACGTAGACGGTACTGTACAGCATTTCCGTTACTATGCAGGCTGGGCAACAAAGATTACTGGACAAACTGTTCAAGTATCTCCTGACTACCTTAACTATATCGTGCATGAGCCAGTTGGTGTGGTAGGGCAAGTAATTCCTTGGAATTTCCCTCTAGCAATGGCGGCATGGAAACTTGGATCTGCGCTCGCAGTAGGCTGTACAGTAGTTATCAAACCAGCAAGTGAAACACCATTATCGTTACTTTATGCAGCTCGCCTATTTAAAGAAGCCGGCTTCCCGGACGGCGTTGTTAACGTATTACCAGGTGCCGGAAGTGTAGCAGGTAATGCTTTAATCACACATGAAAAGGTAGACAAGGTAGCATTTACAGGATCTACTGCAGTAGGGAAACAAGTAATGAAGTCTGCTGCAGATCAGATGAAAGGCATCACACTTGAACTTGGTGGGAAATCACCTTCTATCGTATTGGAAGATGCAGATGTGGAAGAAGCTATCGAAGGTGTATTTGCAGGAACTATGTACAATCATGGACAAAACTGTAGTGCATGTACTCGCGCGTATATCCATCGCAGCTTGTATGATCAATTTGTTGAAGCGTTAGCTACTAAAGCGAAAGCGTTAAAAGTAGGACCAGGAATGGATCCATCTACGGAAATGGGCCCGCTCGTATCTGCTAAGCAACAGAAAACGGTATTGGAATATATCCAAAAAGGTAAAGAAGAAGGTGCACGTCTAGTAGCTGGAGGCGAAAAAGCGCATGAAAAAGGTTTCTTCGTACAACCCACCGTGTTTGCAGATGTGAAAGATGATATGACAATCGCTCGTGAAGAAATCTTTGGTCCTGTTTTATCACTATTCGTCTTTGATACAGTAGAAGAAGCAATTCAGCGTGCTAATGATAGTGAATATGGCTTGGCGGCAAGTGTGTGGACAGAAAATGTCAAAAAAGCACATTATATCGCAAGCAAGTTGCAGTCTGGTACTGTCTGGATAAATGACTTCGGCCTTGAGTGGGAGACTATGCCATTCGGTGGTTATAAGCAATCGGGTATTGGCCGCGAAATGGGCGGAGAATATGGTTTAGCGAATTACACGGAAGTGAAAAGTGTATTCGTGAATATGAAGCAGTAA
- a CDS encoding ECF transporter S component, translating to MQKTQSYPAQRTKTFDLILTSMLASLVFVATLLLNIKLPLGNGGLIHLGTAMLFIVSILFGPKKGMIAGAVGMGLFDLVSGWALWAPITILTRGLQGYIVGKIAWSNGRKGTSFKFNLLAMLASIPFTIAGYYIGESILYNSLIIPLASIPGDLVQCAVGIAIAVPVCAMLKKVSLFK from the coding sequence ATGCAAAAAACACAGAGCTATCCAGCACAACGAACGAAGACGTTTGATCTAATATTGACGTCCATGCTTGCATCACTCGTGTTCGTCGCTACGCTTTTACTTAATATTAAGCTGCCTCTAGGAAACGGTGGATTAATCCATCTCGGTACCGCCATGTTGTTCATTGTCTCCATTTTATTTGGACCGAAGAAAGGTATGATAGCAGGAGCTGTCGGAATGGGCTTGTTTGACCTCGTCAGTGGATGGGCATTATGGGCACCTATCACTATCCTGACACGCGGCTTGCAAGGGTATATCGTAGGTAAAATTGCTTGGTCAAACGGTCGTAAAGGAACAAGCTTTAAGTTCAATCTACTCGCCATGCTAGCGTCCATACCATTCACTATTGCAGGCTATTATATCGGAGAAAGTATTCTGTATAACAGTTTGATCATCCCGCTCGCTTCCATTCCAGGCGACCTGGTTCAATGTGCAGTAGGAATCGCCATTGCCGTTCCCGTCTGCGCTATGTTAAAAAAGGTTTCGCTATTCAAATAA
- a CDS encoding proline racemase family protein: MKYQRVFTTLDTHTGGNPTRTLISGMPPLQGNTMSEKMLYMQKEYDWIRMFLMNEPRGHGVMSGAIMTDPCHPDADVGVIYIETGGYLPMCGHDTIGFCTALIETGMIEVKEPYTMIKVDTPAGLVDVTVKVEKGVAKEVTFVNVPSFLLKTVELDVEDVGHVICEIAYGGNFYGIIDARTLDLQLNEENGASLISKGIKIRNAINATQEIIHPEFPFINGLTHIEFYTDPTHPEADLKNTVIVPPGGIDRSPCGTGTSAKLATLHSKNELKVDERFVYESIVGTLFTARILEEITVGGVAGVIPEVTGSAWIMGMHRFYYNEKDPLREGYLLIPPMDH, from the coding sequence ATGAAGTACCAACGAGTGTTTACGACGTTAGATACGCACACCGGAGGCAATCCAACCCGTACGCTGATTAGTGGCATGCCCCCTTTGCAGGGCAATACGATGTCGGAAAAAATGCTATACATGCAGAAAGAGTACGACTGGATACGAATGTTCCTCATGAATGAACCGCGTGGACATGGTGTTATGTCAGGTGCAATTATGACGGACCCCTGTCATCCCGATGCAGATGTGGGTGTCATTTATATTGAAACGGGGGGCTACTTGCCAATGTGTGGTCATGACACGATTGGTTTTTGCACCGCGTTGATTGAAACCGGCATGATAGAAGTGAAAGAGCCCTATACCATGATCAAAGTAGATACACCGGCGGGTTTAGTGGATGTTACCGTAAAAGTAGAAAAAGGCGTGGCGAAGGAAGTTACGTTCGTCAATGTTCCTTCTTTCTTATTAAAAACAGTGGAGTTGGACGTAGAGGATGTAGGTCATGTCATTTGCGAAATCGCTTACGGTGGTAACTTCTATGGCATTATTGACGCCCGTACGCTAGACCTTCAGCTGAATGAAGAAAATGGGGCATCACTTATCAGTAAAGGAATTAAGATTCGCAACGCAATCAATGCAACACAGGAAATTATTCATCCGGAGTTTCCTTTCATTAATGGGTTGACACATATCGAATTTTATACTGATCCTACTCATCCAGAAGCGGATTTAAAAAATACGGTCATTGTACCTCCTGGCGGCATCGACCGTTCACCGTGTGGTACAGGAACTTCTGCTAAACTCGCGACATTGCATAGTAAAAATGAGTTGAAAGTAGATGAACGTTTTGTTTATGAAAGTATTGTCGGGACATTATTTACAGCGCGCATTCTAGAAGAAATAACAGTAGGCGGTGTTGCTGGAGTCATTCCTGAGGTAACCGGCTCTGCATGGATCATGGGAATGCACCGCTTTTACTACAACGAAAAAGATCCTCTGCGGGAAGGGTACCTTCTCATTCCGCCAATGGATCATTGA
- a CDS encoding proline racemase family protein — translation MILQKMFRTMDTQVFGEAYRIIVHSPFYFEGLDIQSNQKKLESHFEAEKNLLLNEPRGHRGMNGCIVGPSAAADYQLLFLHHQQAIDFKYEALLATTGGLLEIGHLQQKNDGQYTVETVHGIWHVKVSVEQQEVTAVKMEVAEGKMLESDSEASYVELPSGHRFYVYPLPTIIESLQLGQLSEIMEWGAVKVKELKSQRKAFDGIILQEQLADHEYRSVTFEQDGYILRSPGIESTIALAVKEQRTIKSLSNQSIFESKIEVQSVPGDRGIFSVEGVPYITGSHEFILDPEDPLPKGFILA, via the coding sequence ATGATTCTACAAAAGATGTTCCGTACGATGGATACACAAGTATTTGGAGAGGCGTACCGTATTATAGTGCATTCACCTTTTTACTTTGAAGGCCTGGATATACAAAGTAATCAAAAGAAGTTAGAAAGTCACTTTGAAGCCGAAAAGAATTTACTATTGAACGAACCCCGCGGACACCGTGGAATGAACGGTTGTATTGTAGGTCCTTCAGCCGCAGCGGATTATCAGTTGTTGTTTCTTCATCATCAGCAAGCGATCGACTTTAAATACGAAGCACTTCTTGCCACTACTGGGGGATTGCTTGAAATAGGGCATTTGCAACAGAAGAACGATGGGCAATATACGGTGGAAACCGTTCACGGTATATGGCATGTAAAAGTGTCGGTAGAGCAACAGGAAGTAACCGCTGTCAAGATGGAAGTAGCAGAAGGAAAAATGCTGGAGAGTGATTCAGAGGCTTCTTATGTGGAGCTACCAAGTGGTCACAGGTTCTATGTGTATCCGTTGCCTACTATTATTGAATCTCTTCAATTGGGACAGCTATCAGAGATTATGGAGTGGGGAGCAGTAAAGGTAAAAGAGCTGAAGTCACAACGGAAAGCTTTTGACGGCATTATCTTACAGGAGCAACTTGCAGATCATGAGTATCGATCGGTTACATTTGAACAGGACGGCTATATTTTACGCTCGCCAGGCATAGAAAGTACCATCGCTTTGGCGGTGAAAGAGCAGCGCACTATAAAATCATTGAGCAACCAGAGTATATTCGAAAGCAAGATTGAGGTTCAATCTGTGCCAGGCGATAGGGGAATATTCTCGGTGGAGGGCGTGCCTTACATAACAGGTTCGCATGAATTCATTCTTGACCCTGAAGATCCATTACCAAAAGGATTTATCTTAGCTTAA